The Lucilia cuprina isolate Lc7/37 chromosome 5, ASM2204524v1, whole genome shotgun sequence genome includes a window with the following:
- the LOC124419985 gene encoding uncharacterized protein LOC124419985 — translation MKLTARYTDYIAVDLSTFIGRSGVTCLVPAPTRLTSWYLPLKPFHLTLWFGVFGCLLLETFALLTARRFELTVIDNEASNWWSCIQFGYITSLKLFISQGSDYIVNSHTVRTVLFACYMIDIIITSIYGGGLAATLTVPTLGEAPDSVERMYAQGLPWTATSSMWVASIRNDNNTVYHSLYNNFVVYSMEEMRAKAQTEYMGFILERLTFGHFGNGDFITPESLQRLKLMVDDIYNNFAVAMVSRLWAHLPKYNDFILAWHSAGLDKFWEWKIAAEYMNIQEQNQIQASMYTNVDMGAIKLDMKNFAGLAIIWIVGMVLSIMVFIAEILWHKFGCRLKF, via the exons atGAAACTAACAGCAAG GTACACCGACTATATTGCCGTTGACCTCAGCACATTCATAGGACGCTCCGGTGTTACTTGCTTAGTGCCGGCACCCACTCGTCTCACCAGCTGGTATCTACCCCTTAAACCCTTTCATCTTACTCTTTGGTTCGGTGTTTTTGGTTGTCTATTGTTGGAAACTTTTGCTCTTTTAACAGCTCGCCGGTTTGAGTTAACTGTTATCGACAATGAAGCAAGCAATTGGTGGTCTTGTATACAATTTGGTTATATTACCTCTTTGAAACTGTTTATCTCTCAAGGTTCCGACTACATTGTTAATTCACATACAGTGCGTACAGTTTTGTTTGCTTGTTATATGATAGATATTATTATTACTAGCATTTATGGAGGAGGTTTGGCTGCTACGCTTACTGTACCCAC actgGGGGAAGCTCCGGATTCTGTAGAGAGAATGTATGCCCAAGGTTTACCCTGGACGGCTACTTCTTCCATGTGGGTGGCATCTATAAGGAATGATAATAAT ACTGTCTACCACAGCTTGtacaacaattttgttgtttatagtaTGGAAGAAATGCGAGCCAAAGCTCAAACAGAATATATGGGTTTTATATTGGAACGTCTTACTTTTGGCCACTTTGGTAATGGTGATTTTATTACCCCTGAATCTTTGCAACGCCTTAAACTTATGGTTGatgatatttacaataattttgctGTGGCCATGGTGTCTCGCTTATGGGCCCATTTGCCTAAgtataatgattttattttggcCTGGCATTCTGCTGGTTTGGATAAGTTCTGGGAATGGAAAATAGCAGCCGAGTATATGAATATCCAAGAACAGAATCAGATACAGGCCTCTATGTACACTAATGTGGATATGGGAGCTATTAAATTGgatatgaaaaattttgctgGTTTGGCGATTATATGGATTGTGGGCATGGTTTTGAGTATAATGGTTTTCATAGCGGAAATTTTGTGGCATAAGTTTGGGTgtcgattaaaattttaa
- the LOC111685280 gene encoding uncharacterized protein LOC111685280, producing MAGDFDLTLKTHANNSAVILQIDVGNLNKSFDKDIYNFSIREQKDNRNGLFYNELVKKLVGALEDSHCEGFVAFQDDIPRFAEAFRLASVYSIWRSTYSRFLFAYTKDQQNEDYFEDLLFKKQPSILIIEATTLNSSNFILKTNKFVGLKSQHPEELIFLSTFNALTLTFEPNLDLFSLHKLQNLQGREIVMGVFDYRPFVAIDFERSPQYYDYAADNPSHLVHVDGTEVRICHEFCEWYNCTVQFDTSEKGEWGTSYANYSGYGLIGMIMDDHIHMAVGAMYFW from the exons ATGGCAGGAG ATTTCGATCTAACATTAAAAACTCATGCCAATAACTCTGCAGTAATACTGCAAATTGATGttggaaatttaaataaatccttTGATAAGGATATTTACAATTTCTCAATACGAGAGCAGAAAGATAACAGAAATGGTTTGTTTTACAACGAATTAGTAAAGAAGTTAGTTGGGGCTTTAGAGGATAGTCATTGTGAG ggTTTTGTGGCATTTCAAGATGATATACCACGCTTTGCTGAGGCATTTCGTCTAGCTAGCGTATATTCTATTTGGCGTTCTACTTATTCTAGATTCTTATTTGCTTATACAAAAGATCAGCAAAATGAAGATTATTTCGAGGACCtattgtttaaaa AACAACCATCTATTTTGATAATAGAAGCTACAACTCTTAACTcttcaaatttcattttaaagacCAATAAATTTGTGGGCTTGAAATCGCAACATCCTGAAGAATTGATTTTTCTATCTACATTCAATGCTTTGACTCTAACTTTCGAACCAAACCTggatttattttcattacataAACTTCAAAATCTTCAAGGTCGGGAAATTGTAATGGGTGTTTTTGATTACCGTCCTTTTGTGGCCATAGACTTCGAACGTTCTCCTCAGTACTATGATTATGCAGCAGATAATCCCTCACATTTGGTGCATGTAGATGGTACGGAAGTGCGTATTTGTCATGAATTTTGTGAGTGGTATAATTGTACTGTGCAATTTGATACCT CTGAGAAAGGTGAATGGGGCACTTCATATGCCAATTACAGTGGTTATGGCTTGATTGGTATGATAATGGATGATCATATTCATATGGCCGTGGGGGCCATGTATTTCTGGTAA